The DNA segment TATgagggatgttttttttccccggTTTTTTGCTACACTCTTGTCTCGAACGGTTTGTTGTGGGTTTGTTGCTGCCATCGGGAGGACGGGACGGGACATTGGACGTTGTTGGTTGGAAGGTCAAAATTCCCGTTTTATTACTGCAGAGCCTTTTTCCAAACACTACCACAACGATGCTCCAATATAaccacacagtcacacacacacacatacacacgcagaTGCTCTTTTTCACACATCGTAGACGAGCGCGCTCGctctcgcactctctctctctctctcgctcttgaTTAACCTTCCTCGAAACAATCGGAAAACCATCAAACGGGAAGTCAAAAAGGACACGCGGAAGACAAAAGGGCAAAGCGTtggcaaggatggcacactaAGGGGTGAATTTTCTTCCCAACACAACTCTCCCACCGAGAAACGGGAATGCGTCGTAATACCTGCTCACTGTTGGACGACATGTTGGGCCGAAGGCTGTACGCGGAGGGGGGTTTGATTTACGCCGTTGCGTACGGCAGCCAGCCACCCCTGCGGCCACCACTATGCGGAGGAGGTTGCTTAATGCACGGGAAGCACTACACGGACACGTTCGGCACGGCGCTGTATTTGCATTACGCCCTTTAGAAAATTGCACCAAACTTGCTACACTCCACTCCAAGCACACATTTACACGCGAGCGAACTCGAACTCAAACAGACAAataatgcacacaaaaaaaaacactctcctCAGGCGGCACACGATGGCCGACGGAAGATAAGCCGTAACCCGCAACAATGTTTTGCGCAACACAATTGTCGGGAGCGGGCAGGTTGTGTTGGGGCAGTTGCGATGATTTTTTACCGAACCGAACCTGCGCTTAATACTTTCagggtgttttctttttctatttatgCGAATTCTGTGCGAAACGATGTTACTTCTTTTGCGTTTCCGTGTTCCCCGTATCGCCACCGGACGCACAGCTGTAGCAAAAGGGCAAAGGGCAATGGGCACGGGACTACGAAACTATACAACCCCTGCTGGCACCGACGGTTGAAAGTGgtaatttctttattttctttctccaCTGTTTGTTTGCCACTCCACCCACCCAGAATTGCACTTTTTCCactgtacacatacacatgcacacacatatgcacacacagaggagcgcgcgcgcgtggtCGCGTACGCCAAATGGAGACGCTAGGCAGCGGCACCGACCGAACCGACACGAATGACAGCACCGCTGGAAAACACGGCGCTTTTGCGTTTGGAAAACGGAGTTTTCCTGCTTTGAAGggatgcgtgtgagagagtgtaGGCCTTTTGCTCTCTTCCGCGTgcgcgcactctctctctctctctctctctctgtcgtgCGCGCTATCGCAATGGTGGATGGTTGATGCGTACATTTGTGGTGACAGTTTATGAAAGaaacattaatttaatttgaaaaatcatATGTCAAATAAGGAAGGCAAATTATGGACTGttgtttgtatattttattattttttaaggtATAGATATGAGTACgattatgaaaatgttaatAATAATTCGAAAGCCTTTTGCTCAGCAGCAACCAACATGAATAGAAAAATAAGCAGTGCCAATGGCTAGCATAAATGTGAAAAATCATCATTATAGGGTTTTCCTGGTGTTTTcctagctgtgggacactttattgactcttttttcggtgaaatgaacttaatgtaacgggaattggactctatactATAGCactcttgttggacaaatccaataggaatttccaagaaacctgtccaaaaagggtgccatagagtccaattaccatcatatgaagttcacttcccataagaaagaatCAAGGAAGTAttccacaactatgagaaaccctggaaaaccctgtatagttGGAAAAGGCTTAGATGCTTCAAATTCATacgaatatttaaaaatatattttatagcATTAGAAAACCGATTGCTGGAATCGGACCAGGCACCACTCACTGTGCAATTTCAAACTGAAACATTTCGGAAACATTTCAACGACTGAAAACAAACCGCGCCTGCGTTTCAAATTAAACACTTGTCTTATAAGATTTATTGTTTTCTCATTCACAAAgaatcattcttttttttataggaTTTTTTAGATTGAATTTTGaactttaaattaaaatgtgaATTCACTTCTGattataaatttttaaaacattataCAGATAAATTTAATTGGATTAAACTTAACAGCACGAGAGATTCACAAAATTGCATTATAAACAGGTTTTTCTACAGCGTGTGTCATAAATTATTGACGTTAAGCGTCGttaaaaagaagcaaatacaTGCTGCTGCATCAGTACTCTACTCTACAGAACAAACGAACCATAAACGTATTGCGTGTTTCACATATGTTTTATCACATCTCACCAAAACCCATACCATTGCCGTGCGGTTAATCCCAAAAGGAtgcggttttttgttgttgtttgattgcGTCGTCGCTCCACTCTTTCGTATATAAGCGACACTTCCACACGCTCTGTAAGTAAGTTTCATTGTGAAGTGTTGTCGGAAGCGGGTGCAAAAAAATGCGAACCAAATTATCGCTTTTTCTGCTGTGCTACTGCCACACTGCTCTGGCCACAGTGAGCGTCGCAGAAAATGCATCCGTTCCAGCAACGGCACCGTCCGGATTTGGCTTCGAAATGTTGCTGGCAAAGTTGGCCTCCCTCGAGTACCATTTCATCGAGAAGCAGCTACAGTCCGAGGAAAGGATCACCACTCTAAGCACGCGCATCGATAGTCTCGTAAAGTCGGTGGAAAACTTAGCCTGGATTGCGCAGCAAACCGCCACAACGGTCACGCTGCTCGGGCTGAGCGACCAGCACGCGCAGCAAAACTTTACCGTCCTGCAGCGCGATGTTACCGAGCTGCTGGCCAAACAGCACCATCTCGTAACGAGCGAACAGCTTGGCGAGTATTTGCTGAAGCGTAACGCAACCTGCAGCATGGCGCCCGCTTTGCCACCCTGCGGTGATAAGCAGTCGGCGGTGTATCCGTCCTGCGGCAAGGTCCCGTTCGCAGCGTCCGGCGTGTACCAGATACGGCCCGAGTATCCCTTCAAGGAACCGATCACGGTGCGGTGCGACCAGGAGTACGAGTCGGGCGGGTGGGTTGTGATTCAGCAGCGGTTCGACGGTTCGGTCAACTTCTACCGGGCCTGGGACGAGTACTACGAAGGGTTCGGCAATCTGAACGGCGAGTTTTGGCTGGGCCTGGGGCACATCCATCAGCTAACCGAGTCGGCACCGCACGAGCTGGCGATCCTGCTGGAGGATTTCGAGGGCAACCGGACGGTGGCCCGGTACGAGCGGTTTGCGATCGGCAATGTGGGCCAAAAGTTTGCGCTGCTCGTTATTGACGGCTA comes from the Anopheles coluzzii chromosome 2, AcolN3, whole genome shotgun sequence genome and includes:
- the LOC120953047 gene encoding microfibril-associated glycoprotein 4-like, with the protein product MRTKLSLFLLCYCHTALATVSVAENASVPATAPSGFGFEMLLAKLASLEYHFIEKQLQSEERITTLSTRIDSLVKSVENLAWIAQQTATTVTLLGLSDQHAQQNFTVLQRDVTELLAKQHHLVTSEQLGEYLLKRNATCSMAPALPPCGDKQSAVYPSCGKVPFAASGVYQIRPEYPFKEPITVRCDQEYESGGWVVIQQRFDGSVNFYRAWDEYYEGFGNLNGEFWLGLGHIHQLTESAPHELAILLEDFEGNRTVARYERFAIGNVGQKFALLVIDGYSGTAGDSLSDLKGMPFTTKDADRDASNENCAVTYTGAWWYRACHQSNLNGKYLRGETKEFATSMVWKSFRGYHYSLKSSKMMIRPKLMT